The nucleotide window ACTTAACTCTATCAAGAGCCTGATCCTCTACCTTAAACTCATTAACATTTTTTGATGTTATAACTGCCCCCACTAACTCTCTATCCATACTATCACCAAATTTGTTTGATTATAAAGTAGGTCTATATTATATAATTGTCGGTATTTTTGAACAATACCAATTATTGGGTAACCAATATATATACTTTTTATTTTATGTATTTTTATATAGGAATAAATTAATAAAATAAAAAATATTATTGTCAGCATAGACCTACAAATAACATAAAACATTTAAAAAGAAACATTTAAAAAGAGGTGAAAAATTGACAAACTTAAATATAGATATTTCAGTTGAAATATTAAAAACACTTTTAGAAAGCCCAAAAACTCGGGGGGAAATCGTTAAAAAAGTTTGTGAAAAAAATCATAAACGAACTACTGTCTATTACTATATTACAAAATTAGAAGACCTGCAATTAATAGAATATTTTGAAAAAGATAAAAAAATATACTATAAAATTACTGACAGAGGAAAAAAATTCTTAGAAGCTTTCTTGTAAAAATATAATCAATAATATTTTAACTCTTTTATAAATAGCATTGGGGGTCTGACCAATATGGTTACCTTCTGAAACTGATATATAGGAATGTTAATTTTACTTACATTTCTTATTTTTCAATAGTTAGGAGCTTTTGTTATATATTACTCATCAAGATCTTTTAAAATTTTCTCGAATTCTTTTTTTAAAATGGGTATTTCATATTTTGCAGTTTCCCAAACAATAACATAATCTACTCCAAAGTATTGGTGAATTAATTTATCTCTCATTCCAGCCAGCTCTTTAAATGGGATATGAGGATATTTCTCCCTTAATTCAAAAGGAAGGTTTTTAACAGACTCACCTATAACCTCTAAACATCTAACTACAGCATATTTTATTGCTTTATTATTTAAAAACTCTTCATAATCAATATCTTTGGTGAAATTTATTATATCGTCCATGTGTTCTAAAATGTCATACAAAAATGCTTTTGGATCTCTTTTAGACATTTTAATCCCTAATTTAAATATATATTAAATCCTCCTCAATAGATTTTTTTAAATATGGATTTTGAATTGAATTTTTAGTTATTACATCAACTTTGATCCCTATCAATTCTGATAGATAATTTTCCAACTCAATTAATTTCAATAAACTTATAGGCTCGTAGTAATCAATTAATATATCAATATCTGATGTTTCCTTCTGCTCTCCCCTTGCATAACTACCAAATATACCAATAGATTTAATTTTATATTTTTCTTTTAGTTCTTTTTTATGTTCTAATAAGATTTTTTTTATTTCATTTAAAGTTTT belongs to Methanocaldococcus sp. and includes:
- a CDS encoding DUF86 domain-containing protein, which produces MSKRDPKAFLYDILEHMDDIINFTKDIDYEEFLNNKAIKYAVVRCLEVIGESVKNLPFELREKYPHIPFKELAGMRDKLIHQYFGVDYVIVWETAKYEIPILKKEFEKILKDLDE
- a CDS encoding winged helix-turn-helix domain-containing protein produces the protein MTNLNIDISVEILKTLLESPKTRGEIVKKVCEKNHKRTTVYYYITKLEDLQLIEYFEKDKKIYYKITDRGKKFLEAFL
- a CDS encoding nucleotidyltransferase family protein: MKTLNEIKKILLEHKKELKEKYKIKSIGIFGSYARGEQKETSDIDILIDYYEPISLLKLIELENYLSELIGIKVDVITKNSIQNPYLKKSIEEDLIYI